In a genomic window of Octadecabacter temperatus:
- a CDS encoding DMT family transporter, giving the protein MSTIPQSTVTRGILLMMASVTVFTVMSAMIKAADSVPAGEAMFFRSLLALPVIFVWLLTHGGIVQGIRTVSVRSHVVRGVVGSCAMGLGFAGLKFLPLPEVTAIQFVTPIVVVVLAAIILGEKFRLIRISAVLLGFVGVVIIVAPRLSVGLGSREAIGVGLVLGSACLAALAQIFVKGMAKRESTTAIVFWFSITSMVLSLVTVPFGWVWPEGRELALLCGAGLIGGVGQILLTSSYRNADASMLAPFTYVSILSSVLIGYVWFDEVPTFTMLIGAMFIVAAGVIIVLRERALGSDATARRKVKAKGLW; this is encoded by the coding sequence ATGAGTACCATACCGCAAAGCACCGTGACCCGCGGCATTCTGCTGATGATGGCATCGGTGACGGTATTCACGGTTATGTCTGCGATGATCAAAGCCGCTGATAGCGTGCCCGCTGGGGAGGCGATGTTTTTCCGATCCTTGTTGGCGTTGCCGGTTATCTTTGTTTGGTTGCTGACACATGGAGGGATTGTTCAAGGTATTCGAACCGTTTCAGTGCGCAGCCACGTGGTGCGCGGGGTTGTTGGGTCCTGTGCGATGGGGCTTGGTTTTGCGGGTCTGAAGTTTCTGCCTTTGCCAGAGGTTACGGCGATCCAGTTCGTTACGCCGATTGTTGTGGTTGTTTTGGCCGCGATCATTCTGGGCGAGAAATTCAGGTTGATCCGGATATCTGCCGTCCTATTGGGGTTCGTTGGCGTCGTGATCATTGTGGCCCCACGATTGAGTGTTGGATTAGGGTCGCGAGAAGCAATTGGTGTCGGATTAGTTCTAGGATCCGCCTGCCTGGCCGCGCTTGCGCAGATATTTGTGAAAGGCATGGCGAAACGGGAAAGCACGACGGCGATTGTGTTTTGGTTTTCAATCACGTCGATGGTTTTGTCGTTGGTGACGGTTCCGTTTGGCTGGGTTTGGCCCGAAGGACGCGAGCTTGCGTTGTTGTGCGGCGCAGGGTTGATCGGTGGGGTCGGGCAGATTTTGCTGACGTCGAGCTATAGAAATGCAGATGCCAGCATGCTTGCGCCGTTCACCTATGTGTCGATCTTATCATCTGTCCTGATTGGCTATGTCTGGTTTGACGAAGTGCCGACATTCACGATGTTGATCGGGGCGATGTTTATCGTCGCAGCGGGCGTTATCATTGTGCTGCGTGAACGCGCGTTGGGCAGCGATGCCACCGCACGCCGAAAAGTCAAAGCCAAGGGGCTTTGGTAG
- the queG gene encoding tRNA epoxyqueuosine(34) reductase QueG has protein sequence MTEALKDRLKIKALEEGFVGFGVCRPDAVPQLPERLKHFVDEGRHGQMAWMAERMTWRSDPSALWPEAKSVVMLAEPYTPEHDPMAVLEQKDRGAISVYAQNRDYHDIVKKRLKRVGRWLVDQAECEIKVFVDTAPVMEKPLAAAAGLGWQGKHTNLLSRELGNWFFLGAIFTTLELETDEAGVENCGSCTACLDVCPTKAFPAPFQLDARRCISYLTIEHKGPVPEDLRALMGNHIYGCDDCLAVCPWNKFAAEAREIKYAARPELVAPSLRELAGLDDGAFRTLFSGSPVKRIGRDRFVRNVLYAIGNSGDVALRDVVVGLMKDPADEVADAARWADARLEDSI, from the coding sequence TTGACTGAAGCGTTGAAGGATCGGCTAAAGATCAAAGCGCTTGAGGAGGGCTTTGTCGGGTTTGGTGTGTGCCGACCTGACGCGGTGCCGCAGCTGCCTGAGCGATTGAAGCATTTTGTTGACGAGGGCCGGCACGGACAAATGGCGTGGATGGCGGAGCGCATGACATGGCGCAGTGATCCAAGTGCGCTTTGGCCTGAGGCGAAGTCGGTCGTGATGTTGGCAGAGCCATATACGCCCGAGCATGACCCTATGGCGGTGTTGGAGCAAAAGGACCGCGGCGCGATTTCGGTTTATGCGCAGAACCGCGATTACCATGACATCGTGAAAAAGCGTTTGAAGCGGGTCGGGCGGTGGCTGGTCGATCAGGCGGAGTGCGAGATTAAGGTGTTTGTGGACACCGCGCCCGTGATGGAAAAGCCGCTGGCGGCGGCGGCTGGATTGGGGTGGCAGGGTAAGCACACCAATCTGTTAAGCCGTGAATTGGGCAACTGGTTTTTCCTTGGCGCGATTTTTACGACGCTGGAGTTGGAGACAGACGAGGCTGGTGTTGAGAACTGCGGGTCATGCACCGCCTGTTTGGATGTTTGTCCGACTAAGGCGTTTCCGGCTCCGTTCCAGCTGGATGCGCGGCGATGCATTTCGTATCTTACGATTGAGCATAAGGGCCCGGTTCCGGAAGACTTGCGCGCGCTGATGGGCAACCACATTTACGGGTGTGATGATTGTTTGGCGGTCTGTCCGTGGAACAAGTTTGCGGCCGAAGCGCGAGAGATCAAATATGCCGCGCGACCCGAGCTGGTTGCGCCGTCTTTGAGGGAACTAGCGGGTTTGGATGATGGCGCGTTTCGAACATTGTTTTCAGGTAGCCCTGTGAAACGGATCGGTCGGGATCGGTTCGTGCGCAATGTTCTTTATGCGATTGGGAATTCAGGAGACGTGGCGCTGCGCGATGTCGTGGTGGGTCTTATGAAAGACCCTGCAGATGAAGTTGCTGATGCAGCGCGTTGGGCGGATGCAAGATTGGAAGATTCAATATGA
- a CDS encoding glutathione S-transferase family protein — MNRLYHYPLSPFSRKVRLSLAEKRIEVELVEERFWEKDADFLRRNPAGKVPVLKMGDRTMADSTAICEYLEEAHPTPPLLPTGPDSRYEVRRMVAWFDDKFNDEVTTKLMGERVFRKVMGTGYPDSANVKAGSRAIKYHLDYMHWLLDQRRWLAGNELSLADFAAAAHLSCLDYVSDVDWNRSEIVKDWYAKIKSRPAFRSILADQISGFPQPSHYSDLDF, encoded by the coding sequence ATGAACCGTCTCTATCATTACCCGTTGTCCCCGTTTTCACGCAAAGTGCGATTGAGCCTCGCTGAGAAGCGGATCGAAGTTGAACTGGTCGAAGAACGGTTTTGGGAAAAGGATGCAGATTTCCTGCGCCGTAACCCTGCTGGTAAGGTGCCGGTGTTGAAGATGGGCGATCGTACGATGGCCGACAGCACAGCGATTTGTGAGTATCTGGAAGAAGCACACCCGACACCACCTTTGTTGCCGACGGGCCCAGACAGCCGATACGAGGTTCGCCGGATGGTCGCATGGTTCGATGACAAGTTTAACGATGAAGTCACGACCAAGCTGATGGGCGAACGCGTGTTCCGCAAGGTTATGGGAACTGGGTACCCAGATTCTGCGAATGTGAAGGCAGGATCACGGGCGATTAAATACCACCTCGATTATATGCATTGGCTGTTGGATCAGCGGCGCTGGTTGGCGGGCAATGAGTTGAGCCTCGCGGATTTTGCGGCGGCGGCGCATTTGTCCTGCTTGGATTACGTGTCGGATGTGGATTGGAACCGGTCCGAAATTGTTAAAGACTGGTATGCGAAGATTAAGTCACGGCCAGCGTTCAGGTCTATTCTGGCTGATCAGATTTCCGGTTTCCCGCAGCCGTCGCACTATAGCGATTTGGATTTCTAG
- the mtgA gene encoding monofunctional biosynthetic peptidoglycan transglycosylase — protein MARKKPSKTAKTTKSDKAAKPVRMRDRPRLFVRRVMKYLFRGVLIMIALAVVVTAAFTVANPPTTPYMFSESRRVGGVNQTWVAMEDIAPVMARSAVAAEDANFCLHWGLDVNAIQAALEDGGNRGGSTISQQVVKNVYLWQGRSWLRKSLEALMTPLVEAIWSKERILEVYLNVAEFDEGVFGVEAAAIHYFGVQASDLTAVQAARLAAILPSPKTRSASQPTSYIRRRAASIVDGAATIRADGRAECFE, from the coding sequence ATGGCACGTAAGAAACCCTCAAAGACGGCAAAGACCACGAAATCCGATAAGGCTGCCAAGCCTGTTCGGATGCGCGACCGCCCGCGGTTGTTCGTGCGACGCGTCATGAAATATCTGTTCCGAGGTGTTCTGATTATGATTGCATTGGCCGTGGTCGTGACTGCGGCATTCACCGTCGCGAACCCTCCAACAACGCCCTACATGTTTTCGGAAAGCCGCCGCGTCGGAGGTGTGAACCAGACATGGGTCGCTATGGAAGACATCGCACCCGTCATGGCAAGGTCTGCGGTTGCGGCGGAAGATGCCAATTTCTGTCTCCATTGGGGTTTGGATGTGAACGCAATCCAAGCGGCGTTGGAAGACGGTGGTAACCGCGGCGGGTCGACGATTTCCCAGCAGGTCGTGAAGAATGTTTACCTATGGCAAGGGCGTTCGTGGCTTCGAAAATCTCTTGAAGCGCTGATGACGCCACTGGTCGAAGCCATCTGGAGCAAAGAGCGCATTCTGGAAGTTTACCTGAATGTGGCCGAGTTTGACGAAGGGGTTTTTGGCGTTGAGGCCGCGGCCATTCATTACTTTGGTGTACAGGCATCGGACCTAACAGCGGTGCAAGCAGCAAGATTGGCAGCAATTCTACCAAGCCCCAAAACAAGGTCTGCGTCGCAACCGACATCCTACATCCGCAGACGCGCCGCGAGCATCGTAGATGGTGCGGCAACGATCAGAGCGGATGGCCGCGCGGAGTGTTTTGAATAG
- a CDS encoding Hint domain-containing protein has protein sequence MPTSYTDQFFVIDPYSPPPSGTAMNFVTYTLIDQNDDGDVDRFDNDSIAGFDVTSSWPGDTVTVNVGGTNITYIGTTFYLTNGTQVFTPTDGQVLQNGTLTSATGVTTQGPLDVGDLGPPCFAAGTLIETERGMTPIQDIEVGDLVRTLDNGLQPVRWRGSRSVPALDKRAPVRFAKGAIGNTRELLVSPQHKILVSGWRAELFFGEDEVLVAATHLVNADTIHRAPRRHIDYHHLMFDRHEILLAEGIPTESFYPGEYILQDADLHDEVTDLFPEMIGQAGPDWETARTVLRSKEAQMLCGDKLHVA, from the coding sequence ATGCCGACGTCTTATACAGATCAGTTTTTTGTTATCGATCCATATAGCCCGCCCCCATCGGGGACGGCGATGAATTTTGTCACCTATACGTTGATCGATCAGAACGATGACGGAGATGTCGACCGCTTTGACAACGATTCTATTGCGGGCTTTGACGTAACCTCGTCTTGGCCGGGCGATACTGTGACCGTAAATGTTGGCGGCACGAACATCACCTACATTGGGACCACCTTTTACCTCACGAATGGGACGCAGGTGTTCACGCCCACAGATGGGCAGGTGCTGCAGAATGGCACGTTAACAAGTGCGACGGGTGTTACCACGCAAGGTCCATTAGATGTTGGTGACCTTGGACCACCTTGTTTTGCAGCTGGAACATTGATCGAAACTGAACGTGGAATGACGCCTATTCAAGACATTGAGGTTGGCGATCTTGTCCGAACGCTGGACAACGGGTTGCAACCGGTAAGGTGGCGCGGTTCACGTTCGGTTCCGGCACTTGATAAACGCGCACCGGTTCGATTTGCGAAGGGCGCCATAGGAAACACCCGTGAGCTTTTGGTTTCGCCGCAACACAAGATACTTGTGAGCGGGTGGCGGGCAGAGCTGTTCTTTGGTGAAGACGAAGTTTTGGTCGCTGCAACACATTTGGTGAACGCGGATACCATTCACCGCGCCCCGCGTCGTCATATCGATTATCATCACCTGATGTTTGATCGCCATGAAATCCTGTTGGCAGAAGGTATTCCGACCGAAAGTTTTTATCCGGGCGAGTACATTTTGCAGGATGCTGACTTGCACGATGAAGTCACGGATCTATTTCCAGAAATGATCGGGCAAGCCGGACCAGATTGGGAAACTGCGCGGACGGTGTTGCGCAGCAAAGAGGCTCAGATGCTTTGCGGTGACAAATTGCACGTTGCATAA